A genomic window from Sphingomonas taxi includes:
- a CDS encoding putative bifunctional diguanylate cyclase/phosphodiesterase, with protein MRVVACIAHDHDLRLVALALAVALLGSLATLQTFRRIALAPGPSRTGWIGLTAVGIGTMVWATHFVAMMAYRASAPVVLDPLLTLASLLAVIVLAAPGLAIAARRPLAARFGGGAIVGMAMTIMHYLGMAAYRVDGIVHWDARFVAASLVCAMLLSGAAFALFRRRRGWRNVGAAATLALAVATLHFTGMAALSITALTLGEGLSDVTMTTLAITTAIAAMIVIGGAAVSALIDGHTQGESYRRLRRMALHDALTDLPNRMHFTEELERRFRIDGGYHRLAAVMLDLSRFKVVNDTYGHQAGDQLLMALAARLTASLRPGECIARLGGDEFAAIISYDAGEELDAFLLRLRAAFATPFVFDRFSATIDANIGVALAHHDGFDPDALLAKADLAMSRAKAARSPEPCFYDAQMDEAVRARRELVTDLRAAVEAEAFELHYQVQASVETGEITGYEALVRWNHPTRGRIAPLVFIPLAEESGEIVPLSIWILRQACFEAALWTNRHIVAVNLSPKHLADPRLVETVAAALADSGLPPERLVLELTESAIIHDRNFALDQLQALKAMGIGIALDDFGVGYSSLDVLRSFPFDRIKLDASFVSAIDHDDQAVSILRSVAALGRTLGMSVLAEGIEQPAQLSIVTREGCSAIQGYLIGKPARVLADPGEVRQAMLLKPRSLVPGIAATG; from the coding sequence ATGCGGGTGGTGGCATGTATCGCACACGATCATGACCTGCGGCTCGTCGCATTGGCGCTGGCGGTGGCGCTGCTCGGCTCGCTGGCGACGTTGCAGACCTTCCGCCGCATCGCGCTGGCACCCGGCCCCAGCCGCACCGGCTGGATCGGGCTCACCGCGGTCGGCATCGGCACGATGGTGTGGGCGACGCATTTCGTCGCGATGATGGCCTATCGCGCCAGCGCACCGGTGGTGCTCGATCCGCTGCTGACGCTCGCCTCGCTGCTCGCGGTGATCGTCCTGGCCGCGCCGGGGCTGGCGATCGCGGCGCGGCGGCCGCTCGCGGCGCGCTTCGGCGGTGGCGCGATCGTCGGGATGGCGATGACAATCATGCATTATCTCGGCATGGCTGCCTATCGCGTCGACGGCATCGTCCATTGGGACGCGCGTTTCGTCGCCGCCTCGCTGGTCTGCGCGATGCTGCTGTCGGGTGCCGCGTTCGCGCTGTTCAGGCGCCGCCGCGGCTGGCGCAACGTCGGTGCGGCGGCGACGCTCGCGCTGGCGGTGGCGACGCTCCATTTCACCGGCATGGCGGCGCTGTCGATCACCGCGCTGACGCTGGGGGAGGGATTGTCCGACGTCACGATGACGACGCTGGCGATCACCACCGCGATCGCGGCGATGATCGTCATCGGCGGCGCCGCGGTGAGCGCGCTGATCGACGGCCATACGCAGGGCGAATCGTATCGGCGGCTGCGGCGCATGGCGCTGCACGATGCGCTGACCGACCTGCCCAACCGGATGCATTTCACCGAGGAGCTGGAGCGGCGCTTCCGCATCGACGGCGGCTACCACCGGCTCGCCGCGGTGATGCTCGACCTGTCGCGGTTCAAGGTGGTCAACGACACTTATGGCCATCAGGCCGGCGACCAGTTGCTGATGGCGCTGGCGGCGCGGCTGACCGCGAGCCTGCGTCCCGGCGAATGTATCGCGCGACTGGGCGGCGACGAATTCGCCGCGATCATCTCCTATGACGCGGGGGAGGAGCTCGATGCCTTCCTGCTGCGGCTGCGTGCGGCGTTCGCCACGCCGTTCGTGTTCGACCGCTTCAGCGCGACGATCGACGCCAATATCGGCGTCGCGCTGGCGCATCACGACGGCTTCGATCCCGATGCGCTGCTCGCCAAGGCCGATCTGGCGATGAGCCGCGCCAAGGCGGCGCGCTCGCCGGAACCGTGTTTCTACGATGCGCAGATGGACGAGGCGGTACGCGCGCGCCGCGAGCTGGTCACTGACCTGCGCGCCGCGGTCGAGGCGGAGGCGTTCGAACTCCATTACCAGGTGCAGGCTTCGGTCGAAACCGGCGAGATCACCGGTTACGAGGCGTTGGTCCGCTGGAACCACCCGACCCGGGGGCGGATCGCGCCGTTGGTGTTCATTCCGCTGGCGGAGGAAAGCGGCGAGATCGTGCCGCTGAGCATCTGGATCCTGCGTCAGGCGTGTTTCGAGGCGGCCTTGTGGACCAACCGGCACATCGTTGCGGTCAATCTGTCGCCCAAGCACCTCGCCGACCCGCGGCTGGTCGAGACGGTGGCGGCGGCGCTCGCCGACAGCGGCCTGCCGCCCGAACGGCTGGTACTCGAACTGACCGAGAGCGCGATCATCCACGATCGCAACTTCGCACTCGACCAGTTGCAGGCGCTGAAGGCGATGGGAATCGGCATCGCGCTCGACGATTTCGGCGTCGGCTATTCGTCGCTCGACGTGCTCCGCTCGTTCCCGTTCGACCGGATCAAGCTCGACGCCTCGTTCGTGTCGGCGATCGACCATGACGACCAGGCGGTGTCGATCCTCCGGTCGGTGGCGGCGCTCGGCCGAACGCTCGGCATGTCGGTGCTCGCCGAGGGGATCGAGCAGCCCGCGCAACTGTCGATCGTGACGCGCGAGGGCTGTTCGGCGATCCAGGGCTATCTGATCGGCAAGCCGGCGCGCGTGCTCGCCGACCCCGGCGAGGTGCGGCAGGCGATGCTTCTCAAGCCGCGATCGCTGGTGCCGGGGATTGCCGCGACGGGGTGA
- the aroB gene encoding 3-dehydroquinate synthase: MRTVTVELGDRRYPIHIAAGLLASAADHLAPLARGRTMAIVTDENVRPHADTLQAVLAAAGVRSEAIVLPPGEKTKSWEHLAGLCDRLLDLGVERGDHVVALGGGVIGDLVGFACAILKRGCHFVQIPTTLLAQVDSSVGGKTAINTRAGKNLIGAFHQPSLVLIDPSLLDTLPLREVRAGYAEVVKYGLIDDPAFFEWCEANGAALLAGDPAARDHAIAHAVAAKARIVAADEHETNGTRALLNLGHTFGHALEAEAGFSQKLIHGEGVAAGCSLAFAFSAAQGIGSGQDAGRVAAHFRSVGLPDGLAAAGIAASGATLVDHMRHDKKMAAGTLPFLLARGIGRTYLDKSVDLADVAAFLDAQPR; encoded by the coding sequence ATGAGGACCGTCACCGTCGAGCTCGGCGACCGCCGCTATCCGATCCATATCGCGGCCGGACTGCTCGCAAGCGCCGCCGACCATCTCGCCCCGCTCGCGCGTGGCCGCACGATGGCGATCGTGACCGACGAGAACGTCCGCCCCCATGCCGACACGTTGCAGGCGGTGCTCGCCGCCGCCGGAGTGCGGAGCGAGGCGATCGTCCTGCCGCCCGGCGAGAAGACCAAGAGCTGGGAGCATCTCGCCGGCCTCTGCGACCGGCTGCTCGACCTCGGCGTCGAGCGCGGCGACCATGTCGTCGCGCTGGGTGGCGGGGTGATCGGCGACCTCGTCGGCTTCGCCTGCGCGATCCTCAAGCGCGGCTGCCACTTCGTCCAGATCCCCACCACCCTGCTCGCGCAGGTCGACAGTTCGGTCGGCGGCAAGACCGCGATCAACACCCGCGCCGGCAAGAATCTGATCGGCGCCTTCCACCAGCCGTCGCTGGTACTGATCGATCCGTCGCTGCTCGACACGCTGCCGCTGCGCGAGGTCCGCGCCGGTTACGCCGAAGTGGTCAAATACGGCCTGATCGACGATCCCGCCTTCTTCGAATGGTGCGAGGCGAACGGCGCGGCGCTGCTCGCCGGCGATCCGGCGGCGCGCGACCATGCGATCGCGCATGCCGTCGCCGCCAAGGCGCGCATCGTCGCCGCCGACGAGCATGAGACCAACGGCACGCGCGCGTTGCTCAACCTCGGCCACACCTTCGGCCATGCGCTGGAGGCCGAAGCGGGCTTCTCGCAGAAACTGATCCACGGCGAAGGCGTCGCGGCGGGCTGTTCACTCGCCTTCGCCTTCTCCGCCGCGCAGGGCATCGGTTCCGGACAGGACGCGGGCCGCGTCGCTGCGCATTTTCGCAGCGTCGGCCTGCCCGACGGTCTCGCCGCCGCCGGCATCGCCGCAAGCGGCGCGACGCTGGTCGACCATATGCGCCACGACAAGAAGATGGCGGCCGGCACGCTCCCCTTCCTGCTCGCCCGCGGCATCGGCCGGACCTATCTCGACAAATCGGTGGACCTCGCGGATGTCGCCGCGTTCCTCGACGCGCAGCCACGCTGA
- a CDS encoding (deoxy)nucleoside triphosphate pyrophosphohydrolase, whose product MADDRSETTPMPVRLMPVVAAALIDADGRVLLQRRPPGKQMADLWEFPGGKIEPGEAPEAALVRELHEELAITVDPAALVPLTFASAGLGERHLLLLLYVVRRWQGVPQALEATALAWVEPAAMRALAMPPADVPLVAMLERFLQIGG is encoded by the coding sequence ATGGCTGACGACAGGTCCGAAACGACGCCGATGCCGGTGCGACTGATGCCGGTCGTCGCGGCGGCGCTGATCGACGCCGACGGTCGGGTGCTGCTCCAGCGCCGGCCGCCCGGCAAGCAGATGGCGGACCTGTGGGAGTTCCCCGGCGGCAAGATCGAGCCCGGCGAGGCACCCGAGGCCGCACTGGTCCGCGAGTTGCACGAGGAACTGGCGATCACCGTCGATCCGGCGGCGCTGGTGCCGCTGACCTTCGCCAGCGCCGGGCTCGGCGAGCGACACCTGCTCTTGCTGCTCTACGTCGTACGCCGCTGGCAGGGTGTCCCGCAGGCGCTGGAGGCGACGGCGCTCGCCTGGGTCGAGCCCGCGGCGATGCGGGCGCTCGCGATGCCGCCCGCCGACGTCCCGCTGGTGGCGATGCTGGAGCGTTTCCTGCAAATCGGCGGTTGA
- a CDS encoding Flp family type IVb pilin, with the protein MSGHTPPRRRRRAAADLRRDSRGATAVEYGLIVALIVIVMVVALKQVARANTDVWQQVSTKVVNAG; encoded by the coding sequence ATGTCAGGCCATACGCCCCCTCGCCGCCGGCGCCGCGCGGCGGCCGATCTCCGGCGCGATTCGCGGGGCGCCACCGCCGTGGAATATGGCCTGATCGTCGCGCTGATCGTCATCGTCATGGTCGTCGCGCTCAAACAGGTCGCCCGGGCCAATACCGATGTCTGGCAGCAGGTCAGCACCAAAGTGGTCAACGCCGGCTGA
- a CDS encoding DUF2256 domain-containing protein, with product MPNGIAKGNLPTKICPACERPFAWRKKWARDWDSVIYCSDACRKKR from the coding sequence ATGCCCAACGGCATCGCCAAGGGCAATCTGCCGACCAAGATCTGCCCGGCGTGCGAGCGCCCCTTCGCGTGGCGCAAGAAATGGGCGCGCGACTGGGACTCGGTGATCTATTGCTCGGACGCCTGTCGCAAGAAGCGGTAG
- a CDS encoding LysE family translocator, which translates to MTLHGWWLFVGAVFLLCGTPGPNMLHILSRSVALGARRSVAAMAGCLTALVLVLAASAAGLTTLLLALPGAFEVLRYAGVAYLIVLGVKAWRADVAPIDVGAGTLPRTVSLAALFRGGFAIGISNPKLLLFAAAFLPQFVTPTAPQGPQFAILVVTFAALECFWYGVYAMGGRSLSAHLARPTVKRAFNRLTGIIFIGFGAALLRAKSA; encoded by the coding sequence GTGACGCTTCATGGCTGGTGGCTGTTCGTCGGCGCGGTGTTCCTGCTGTGCGGAACGCCGGGACCGAACATGCTCCACATCCTGTCGCGCAGCGTTGCGCTCGGCGCGCGGCGCAGCGTCGCGGCAATGGCGGGATGCCTGACCGCGCTGGTGCTGGTGCTCGCCGCCTCCGCCGCGGGGCTCACCACGCTCCTGCTCGCGCTGCCCGGGGCGTTCGAGGTGCTGCGCTATGCCGGCGTCGCCTATCTGATCGTCCTCGGCGTCAAGGCGTGGCGGGCCGACGTCGCGCCGATCGACGTCGGCGCTGGCACGCTGCCGCGAACGGTATCGCTCGCCGCGCTGTTCCGCGGCGGCTTCGCGATCGGCATCAGCAATCCCAAGCTGCTGCTGTTCGCTGCGGCCTTCCTGCCGCAGTTCGTGACGCCGACGGCACCGCAGGGGCCGCAATTCGCGATCCTGGTGGTGACCTTCGCGGCGCTCGAATGCTTCTGGTACGGCGTCTATGCGATGGGCGGCCGCTCGCTGTCGGCGCATCTCGCCCGGCCGACGGTGAAGCGCGCGTTCAACCGCCTCACCGGCATCATCTTCATCGGCTTCGGCGCGGCGCTGCTGCGCGCCAAATCTGCCTGA
- a CDS encoding alginate export family protein yields the protein MRLIFNLSLLSVAVIAAGPAAAQTLTPLAEARLRHEHVEQDGLPEHADAVTVRVRAGLQARAGHWTALAEAQGNLAIVGDYYDGLAGPATVRPQISDPQNVALYRAQLQYRSDALTVTAGRQRIQLDDERFVGAAAIRNNGQTFDAVRTELTPVKGVKADVTYAWGVRTVWGIDGAGARQQAIGGNNVFATLGVTTPVGTLAGFAYLVDQDEAIVQGYRLSSQTYGARLAGSRGFGKTKLAWTASHARQSDYHRNPNDYAADYWLADIGLDLAGPKVGAGYEVLGAGRGRSRGATLASFQTPLASIFKFQGWADKLTTTPADGIRDLYGSAGWGWPQLGALKAVSVQAVYHRFESDRLVRHYGNEIDLLAQARIGRTVASLRYADYRADRFATDTRKVWLQMDWTL from the coding sequence ATGCGCCTGATCTTCAATCTGTCGCTGCTGTCCGTCGCCGTCATCGCCGCCGGTCCGGCCGCAGCCCAGACGCTGACGCCGCTGGCGGAGGCGCGCCTGCGCCACGAGCATGTCGAGCAGGACGGCCTGCCCGAGCACGCGGACGCGGTCACCGTTCGCGTCCGCGCCGGTTTGCAGGCACGCGCGGGGCATTGGACGGCGCTGGCGGAAGCGCAGGGCAATCTGGCGATCGTCGGCGACTATTACGACGGGCTTGCCGGTCCGGCGACCGTGCGTCCGCAGATCAGCGACCCGCAGAACGTCGCGCTCTATCGCGCGCAGCTGCAATATCGCAGCGACGCGTTGACCGTCACCGCCGGCCGCCAGCGCATCCAGCTCGACGACGAGCGCTTCGTCGGCGCCGCCGCGATACGCAACAACGGCCAGACCTTCGATGCGGTGCGTACCGAGCTGACCCCGGTCAAGGGCGTCAAGGCCGACGTCACCTATGCCTGGGGCGTGCGGACGGTGTGGGGGATCGACGGCGCGGGTGCGCGGCAACAGGCGATCGGCGGCAACAATGTCTTCGCGACCTTGGGGGTGACGACACCGGTCGGTACGCTGGCCGGCTTCGCCTATCTGGTCGATCAGGACGAGGCGATCGTCCAGGGCTATCGCCTGTCGAGCCAGACCTATGGCGCGCGGCTGGCGGGATCGCGCGGCTTCGGCAAGACGAAGCTGGCGTGGACCGCGAGCCATGCGCGCCAGTCCGACTATCACCGCAACCCCAACGACTATGCCGCCGATTATTGGCTGGCGGACATCGGCCTCGATCTCGCCGGGCCGAAGGTGGGCGCGGGCTATGAGGTGCTCGGCGCGGGGCGCGGGCGCAGCCGCGGCGCCACGCTGGCGAGCTTCCAGACGCCGCTCGCCTCGATCTTCAAATTCCAGGGCTGGGCCGACAAACTGACGACCACGCCCGCCGACGGCATCCGCGATCTCTACGGCAGCGCCGGCTGGGGCTGGCCGCAGCTCGGCGCGCTCAAGGCGGTGAGCGTGCAGGCGGTCTACCACCGCTTCGAGAGCGACCGGCTGGTGCGGCACTATGGCAACGAGATCGACCTGCTCGCGCAGGCGCGGATCGGGCGCACCGTCGCCAGCCTGCGCTACGCCGACTATCGCGCCGACCGCTTCGCCACCGACACGCGCAAAGTTTGGTTGCAGATGGACTGGACGCTGTAG
- a CDS encoding shikimate kinase produces the protein MLQSAHPPAAAPARHDPARPIVLVGLMGVGKSTVGRRLANRMRLPFVDADTAIEQAAGMTVAEIFARFGEPYFRDGERRVIQRLMDGTPKVIATGGGAFINDETRALILAEATAIWLRAHPDVLAERVGRRDTRPLLRGKDPRKVLAELAAIRNPIYAEAHIHITSNAAPHETTVNAILKAIGHGRHAA, from the coding sequence ATGTTGCAAAGCGCTCATCCCCCGGCTGCCGCCCCTGCCCGCCACGATCCCGCTCGGCCGATCGTGCTGGTGGGGCTGATGGGCGTCGGCAAGTCGACCGTTGGCCGCCGGCTGGCGAACCGGATGCGCCTGCCTTTCGTCGACGCCGACACCGCGATCGAACAGGCCGCCGGCATGACCGTCGCGGAGATCTTCGCGCGTTTCGGCGAACCCTATTTCCGCGACGGCGAACGCCGCGTCATCCAGCGGTTGATGGACGGCACGCCCAAGGTGATCGCCACCGGCGGCGGCGCCTTCATCAACGACGAGACGCGTGCGCTGATCCTCGCCGAGGCGACCGCGATCTGGCTGCGCGCGCATCCCGACGTGCTCGCCGAACGCGTCGGCCGCCGCGACACCCGCCCGCTGCTGCGCGGCAAGGACCCGCGCAAGGTCCTCGCCGAGCTCGCCGCCATCCGCAACCCGATCTACGCCGAGGCCCATATCCACATCACCAGCAACGCCGCCCCGCACGAAACCACGGTCAATGCGATCCTGAAGGCGATCGGCCACGGGCGGCACGCGGCATGA
- a CDS encoding TonB-dependent siderophore receptor, whose amino-acid sequence MNIWSSGLLAAGLAAATPAVAAPSSAADDRPPPTGLGQDIVVTGRASPAPKGADDRYQPTPDASTLRSAATPLDTPQAVNIVPAQVIRDQHPRYLDEVLANVSGITQGNTLAATQDTVLKRGFGGNRDGSVMHNGMPLVQGRGFNAAAQSVEVLKGPSSLLYGIMDPGGVINIVSRKPLLATNGSVALTGSSYAAGRAGLQATVDLTGPIAGALAGRIVLDHQDEDYWRVFGTRRDTLVAPSLGWYGATTQAVLWYEYRRFSYPFDRGIALDPRTLTPLAIPRRRRLDDPVNRMWGDSHLVQLAVDHQLGDGWAAHLAASFNSESYDAGQLRVTGIDTAKATLTRSNDATRGSLGTDAYVQAYADGRFGLFGAEHHVILGVEGEYRRYYRRDLIRQKVRYGFNVLRPVYGREPFPTTVSPTDSDQTDRLNNVSLFGQDAIHLGDHWIVTAGGRLISFRQQAGKGRPFVTNTDLDGWSFVPQAGLVWKAADVVSIYASYTRSLKPNSTVAPLDGGAVITSAMPPERGRSYEVGAKLDLPDGITATLALYDIDKRNVLVRQFDAKTALNVYRTAGRAASRGVELDLAGQVTRTLSLIGSYAYTDARTTEDPVFAGRSLANVARDTGSLFFAYDVGALAGDDRLRFGGGGRYVGRRPGDNANSFWLPAYTVVDGFVSYDTTLAGRTVAFQFNLKNVFDRTYYTSAVNAYGVAIGDPRRAVGTIRFAL is encoded by the coding sequence ATGAACATCTGGAGCAGCGGCCTGTTGGCCGCGGGCCTGGCGGCGGCGACGCCCGCCGTCGCGGCGCCGTCATCGGCGGCGGACGACCGGCCGCCGCCGACCGGATTGGGGCAGGACATCGTCGTCACCGGCCGTGCCTCGCCCGCACCGAAGGGCGCCGACGATCGCTACCAGCCGACCCCCGATGCCTCGACGTTGCGCTCCGCCGCGACACCGCTCGACACGCCGCAAGCGGTCAACATCGTCCCCGCGCAGGTGATCCGCGATCAGCATCCGCGCTATCTCGACGAGGTGCTCGCCAACGTCAGCGGCATCACCCAGGGCAATACGCTCGCCGCGACGCAGGATACCGTGCTCAAGCGCGGCTTCGGCGGCAATCGCGACGGATCGGTGATGCACAACGGCATGCCGCTGGTGCAGGGCCGCGGCTTCAACGCCGCCGCGCAGAGCGTCGAAGTGCTCAAGGGGCCGAGTTCGCTGCTCTACGGCATCATGGACCCCGGCGGCGTCATCAACATCGTCAGCCGCAAGCCGCTGCTCGCGACGAACGGCTCCGTGGCATTGACCGGATCGAGCTATGCCGCGGGCCGCGCCGGGCTGCAGGCGACCGTCGATCTGACCGGGCCGATCGCCGGCGCGCTCGCCGGCCGGATCGTGCTCGATCATCAGGACGAGGATTATTGGCGAGTCTTCGGCACCCGCCGCGACACGCTCGTCGCGCCGTCGCTCGGCTGGTACGGCGCCACGACGCAGGCGGTGTTGTGGTACGAATATCGCCGCTTTTCCTATCCGTTCGACCGCGGCATCGCGCTCGATCCGCGCACGCTGACGCCGCTGGCGATCCCGCGCCGCCGGCGGCTCGACGATCCCGTCAACCGGATGTGGGGCGACAGCCATCTCGTCCAGCTCGCGGTCGACCATCAGCTCGGCGACGGCTGGGCAGCGCATCTCGCCGCCAGCTTCAACAGCGAAAGCTATGATGCCGGCCAGTTACGCGTCACCGGGATCGACACCGCCAAGGCGACGCTGACCCGCAGTAACGATGCCACCCGCGGATCGCTCGGCACCGACGCCTATGTCCAGGCCTATGCCGATGGCCGTTTCGGTCTCTTCGGCGCGGAGCACCACGTCATCCTCGGCGTCGAGGGCGAATATCGGCGCTACTATCGGCGCGACCTCATCCGGCAGAAGGTGCGTTACGGCTTCAACGTGCTGCGGCCGGTCTACGGTCGCGAACCATTCCCGACCACGGTCTCGCCGACGGACAGCGACCAGACCGACCGGCTCAACAACGTTTCACTGTTCGGGCAGGACGCGATCCATCTCGGCGACCACTGGATCGTCACCGCCGGCGGCCGGCTGATCAGCTTCCGGCAGCAGGCGGGGAAGGGGCGGCCGTTCGTCACCAACACCGATCTCGACGGCTGGTCGTTCGTCCCGCAGGCGGGGCTGGTGTGGAAGGCGGCGGACGTCGTTTCGATCTACGCGAGCTACACGCGCTCGCTGAAACCCAATTCCACCGTTGCGCCGCTCGATGGCGGTGCCGTCATCACCTCCGCCATGCCGCCCGAGCGCGGCCGCTCCTACGAGGTGGGCGCGAAGCTCGATCTGCCCGACGGCATCACCGCGACACTGGCGCTGTACGATATCGACAAGCGCAACGTGCTGGTCCGCCAGTTCGACGCGAAGACCGCGCTCAACGTCTATCGCACCGCGGGTCGCGCCGCCTCGCGCGGCGTCGAGCTCGATCTCGCAGGGCAGGTGACGCGGACGCTCAGCCTGATCGGCAGCTATGCCTATACCGATGCGCGGACGACGGAGGATCCGGTGTTTGCCGGCCGGTCGCTCGCCAACGTCGCGCGCGATACCGGCTCGCTGTTCTTCGCCTATGACGTCGGGGCGCTGGCGGGAGACGACCGGCTGCGCTTCGGCGGCGGCGGGCGCTATGTCGGGCGGCGTCCCGGGGACAATGCCAATAGCTTCTGGCTGCCCGCTTATACCGTCGTCGACGGCTTCGTCAGCTACGACACGACGCTCGCCGGGCGGACGGTGGCGTTCCAGTTCAATCTCAAGAACGTCTTCGACCGCACGTATTATACGTCGGCGGTCAATGCCTATGGGGTGGCGATCGGCGATCCGCGCCGCGCGGTCGGCACCATCCGGTTCGCGCTGTGA
- a CDS encoding Flp family type IVb pilin produces the protein MQTIRKFIKNSKGATAIEYGLIAALIAVAAIAAMQGLGNKLKTTFNNVSTNMSAT, from the coding sequence ATGCAGACGATTCGCAAGTTCATCAAGAACAGCAAGGGCGCGACCGCCATCGAATACGGCCTGATCGCAGCGCTGATCGCCGTCGCCGCGATCGCCGCGATGCAGGGCCTCGGCAACAAGCTGAAGACCACGTTCAACAACGTGTCGACGAACATGTCGGCGACCTGA
- a CDS encoding tyrosine-type recombinase/integrase: MSSGDRALIERFLEMLAAEAGAAANTIAAYRSDLTLASASVPGGLVAADDARLQVLAEDWRALARSTVARKSAALRRFYAFLVDEGHRADDPGKALPRPGAARPLPKVLGHGDVERLFAAIAACIGVERPLPNDLRLAALVELLYGSGLRATELVSLPRNAVHPDRPYLILKGKGGRERLVPLSDRARAAVAEWREHVAVETPWLFPSGKGHLSRIRLYQLVKALAAEAGIAPDRVSPHVLRHAFATHLLAGGADLRALQSMLGHADIATTEIYTHVDASRLVELVNARHPLGDPGRVDGRARRP; this comes from the coding sequence GTGAGTAGCGGTGACCGCGCGCTGATCGAGCGGTTCCTTGAGATGCTCGCCGCCGAGGCGGGCGCGGCGGCGAATACGATCGCCGCCTATCGCAGCGACCTGACGCTCGCCTCGGCGTCGGTGCCGGGCGGGCTGGTCGCGGCGGATGACGCACGGTTGCAGGTGCTGGCGGAGGACTGGCGAGCGCTGGCGCGGAGCACCGTCGCGCGCAAGTCGGCGGCGTTGCGGCGTTTTTACGCCTTCCTTGTCGACGAGGGGCATCGCGCCGACGATCCGGGCAAGGCGCTGCCGCGTCCCGGCGCAGCGCGGCCGCTGCCAAAGGTGCTGGGCCATGGCGATGTCGAACGGCTGTTCGCGGCGATCGCCGCGTGCATCGGGGTGGAACGGCCGCTGCCCAACGACCTGCGGCTCGCGGCGCTGGTCGAGCTGCTCTACGGATCGGGGCTGCGCGCGACCGAGCTGGTCAGCCTGCCGCGCAATGCCGTCCATCCCGACCGGCCCTATCTGATCCTCAAGGGCAAAGGCGGGCGCGAGCGGCTGGTGCCGCTGTCCGACCGCGCCCGCGCGGCGGTGGCGGAGTGGCGCGAGCATGTCGCGGTCGAGACGCCGTGGCTCTTCCCGTCGGGGAAGGGGCATCTCTCGCGCATCCGCCTCTACCAGCTCGTCAAGGCGCTGGCGGCGGAGGCGGGCATCGCGCCCGACCGGGTGAGCCCGCACGTGCTGCGCCACGCCTTCGCGACGCATCTGCTTGCCGGCGGCGCCGATTTGCGCGCCTTGCAGTCGATGCTCGGCCATGCCGATATCGCGACGACCGAGATCTACACGCATGTCGATGCGAGCCGGCTGGTCGAGCTGGTCAATGCGCGCCATCCGCTCGGCGATCCCGGGCGCGTTGACGGACGCGCGCGTCGCCCGTAA
- a CDS encoding acetyl-CoA carboxylase carboxyltransferase subunit alpha, with protein MASFLEFEKPIAELQGRIDELRATAADGTIDIAADLARLQAKSDKLLRDTFAKLTPWQKTQVARHPERPHFKDYVAGLFDEFVPLAGDRAFSDDQAIMGGFASFRGRKVMVLGHEKGSDTATRLRHNFGMGKPEGYRKAIRLVEMASRFGLPVVTLVDTMGAFPGIEAEERGQAEAIARSTEACLAAGVPVVAAIVGEGGSGGAVALAAGNRVLMFEHAIYSVISPEGCASILWRTADKAADAAEAMRVTAQDLKTFGVIDTIVPEPLGGAHRDPAEAIRALGDALDEALAGLDHRDAATLRQDRREKFLAMGRL; from the coding sequence ATGGCGAGCTTCCTCGAATTTGAAAAACCGATTGCCGAGCTGCAGGGGCGGATCGACGAACTCCGCGCGACCGCGGCGGACGGCACGATCGACATCGCGGCCGATCTGGCGCGGCTGCAGGCCAAGTCGGACAAGCTGTTGCGCGATACCTTCGCGAAGCTGACCCCGTGGCAGAAGACGCAGGTCGCGCGGCATCCCGAACGACCGCATTTCAAGGACTATGTCGCCGGGCTGTTCGACGAGTTCGTGCCGCTGGCGGGCGACCGCGCCTTTTCGGACGATCAGGCGATCATGGGCGGCTTCGCCAGCTTTCGCGGCCGCAAGGTGATGGTGCTGGGCCATGAGAAGGGCTCGGACACCGCGACGCGGCTGCGCCACAATTTCGGCATGGGCAAGCCCGAGGGCTATCGCAAGGCGATCCGGCTGGTCGAGATGGCGAGCCGATTCGGCCTGCCGGTGGTGACGCTGGTCGACACGATGGGTGCCTTCCCCGGCATCGAGGCGGAGGAGCGCGGCCAGGCCGAGGCGATCGCGCGCTCGACCGAGGCGTGTCTGGCGGCGGGCGTACCGGTGGTCGCGGCGATCGTCGGCGAGGGCGGCTCGGGCGGCGCGGTGGCGCTGGCGGCGGGCAACCGCGTGCTGATGTTCGAACATGCCATCTATTCGGTGATCAGCCCCGAAGGCTGCGCCTCGATCCTGTGGCGCACCGCCGACAAGGCGGCGGACGCCGCCGAGGCGATGCGCGTCACCGCGCAGGACCTCAAGACGTTCGGCGTGATCGACACGATCGTCCCCGAACCGCTCGGCGGCGCACATCGCGATCCCGCCGAAGCGATTCGTGCCCTAGGCGACGCGCTCGACGAGGCGCTGGCTGGCCTCGATCACCGCGACGCCGCGACGTTGCGGCAGGACCGGCGCGAGAAGTTCCTGGCGATGGGCCGCCTGTAA